The following DNA comes from Arthrobacter sp. SLBN-83.
GATGGTATGTGGGTAAGCGAACCGCCGGAGCTGCTGGTCACGGCGGCCAGGACCTCGTGGGGCTCGGGTCCGCCGGCAAGGAGTTCCCACAGCGCGCCGGCCAGTTCAGCGGGCGCCTCCGGCCCCAACAGGACTGCAGTGCGGGACCGGACGATCCCCAGCCAGCCGCCGGGAATGTAGCTAGCGCCGGTCATCGCCCGGTTCCCCCTCCAGCGAAGTGCCGTCGACCAGCCCGGTGCCGTTCTCCAGTGCCGTGCCGTCCACCAGTGGTTCGGGCAGCGGTTCCGTTATGGCCTCGGAGGACTGCGGACGCGGCAGCGTCACTTCGTCCCCGTCAGCTGTGGTGTGGCGGGGCGCCGTGGTGCCTGCGCCGTCGTCGTTCGCCACGTTGTGTGCGTCCACAACGATGGCGGTGACGTTGTCACGGCCGCCGCTGCGCAGGGCCGCCTGGATCAGGGCGTCCACGGCCTCCTGCGGGTCGGCCAGGGTGCTGAGGATACGGAGGATGTCATCGTCTGCCAGTTCGCCGGTCAGGCCGTCGGAGCAGACCAGCACGCGATCGCCTTCCTCGACCGGGAGGAGCCAGTAGTCCGCCTCCGTCTCATCCCCTGTCCCAAGGGCGCGCGTGACGACGTTCCGGCGCGGGTGGACGGTGGCTTCCTGGGCGGTGATTTCGCCCGCGTCCACGAGCTCCTGGACTTCGGAGTGGTCCACGCTGATTTGCTCGAACCGTCCCAGGCTGAGCCGGTAGGTGCGGGAGTCGCCGATGTTCATCACCAGCCAGTAGGGCATGCCCATCTGTTCCACAACGACGGCGCCCGTCAGCGTGGTACCGGCGCGGGCCCCGGCGGCTTCACGGATGGAGGCGTCGGCACGGACCAGGTACTGCTGGAGGACGGATGCCGTGATGTTCCGCTCCCCCGTGGCGACCTGGGGCATCTCGGCCAGCGTACGCACGCACAGGCCGCTGGCAATTTCGCCGGCTTCGTGGCCGCCCATGCCGTCAGCCACGGCGAAGACGGGATCGGCTGCGATGTACGAATCCTCGTTCAGTTCCCGGCGGAGCCCCCTGTCCGTCCCGTAACCGCAGGAGAGGCTAAGGCCCGGCCCCGGCTCGATGGTGGAGGAAACACTGGCGGGGTGCTGGTTCATGCCTGTCCTAGGTAAAAGGTACGGTCTCCAAAGTGCACGCTGGATCCCGGGGTAACAAACGTGGGGACGCCCGGCACCAAGGGGGTGCGCAGGCCGTCCGGGGTGGTGACGGCGCTTCCGTTGGTTGAGTGCCGGTCCGTCACCCAGATGCCGGCACCGTCAGTAAGCAGGTGCAGGTGGGTTTTCGAAATGGATCGGCCGGGATCGTCCACGGCCAGCAGCTGCGCATGCTGCTCCCCGGTTTGTCCCACGGGGTTGCGGCCCACCAGGACGCTGCGGTCCAGCTGGAAGTCCCGGCCGTCGTCCAGGCGGATGCGCAGGACTGCCACTTGGGCCGGGGCACCGCTGCCGGGGCGCACCTGGGTGCGCTCAACGTCGTCGTCCACATGCGGCGGGGGCACGCGGTGACCGGAGGGAGCGCCCGTAGGAGGGACCCCCTGGGCGGCACCTTGTTCGAAGCCCGACGGCGAACCCGGACTACCAGCAGCCGGGGCACCGGCAGCCGGCGGAGCGAAGGATGCCGGCGAGGTGTAGGGCATGGTCTGGGACGGCATGGTGGCCGACGGCGCAGGTGCTTGGAGTGCGTGGGCTGGGGTTGCCGGGGGCGTCGCCGCTGCCTGGGGCGCGCCGGGTTGGGACGCCACCGGGGACAGCACCTGCTGGACGGGCGGAAGGTCCAAGGGTGCGAAGCTGTAGGGCCCCTGGATGCCGCCGGTGGTAATAGGATCCCGGCCCGCCTTCACGTCGAACACCAGGGTCTTGGCAGCGTTGTCATGCCAGCCGCGCAGCCCGCCGCTCTTGTCCCATCGGCAGGAAACAACCACCAGCACAGCCCAGACGGCAGCCACCAGGAGCAGCGGCCCAAGAATGAACAGGGCAACGTCAAACCATTTGAACACCACCACCAGTACCGCCGCCAGCAAGGCCAGCAGGACACCCGCTCCCGTGATCAGGCCGCGCAGGAACACGGCGCCGGCGCCGGGCGCGTAACCATCCTGGTCCGCACTGCGGATGCCCATCATCAGGTTGCCGGGGGTTTTGCCGCTGCGGCCCTCCAGTCCGAGGACGACAAACAGGTAGGCCAGGGTCAGGCCGAGGCCGATGCCGCCGAACAGCACCAGGGACGACGTGTCATAGACGATGAAGCCGCCGCT
Coding sequences within:
- a CDS encoding PP2C family protein-serine/threonine phosphatase is translated as MNQHPASVSSTIEPGPGLSLSCGYGTDRGLRRELNEDSYIAADPVFAVADGMGGHEAGEIASGLCVRTLAEMPQVATGERNITASVLQQYLVRADASIREAAGARAGTTLTGAVVVEQMGMPYWLVMNIGDSRTYRLSLGRFEQISVDHSEVQELVDAGEITAQEATVHPRRNVVTRALGTGDETEADYWLLPVEEGDRVLVCSDGLTGELADDDILRILSTLADPQEAVDALIQAALRSGGRDNVTAIVVDAHNVANDDGAGTTAPRHTTADGDEVTLPRPQSSEAITEPLPEPLVDGTALENGTGLVDGTSLEGEPGDDRR
- a CDS encoding RDD family protein, which codes for MAVNLQLVPATAGKRLGAAVIDWLPGIAVLVVTFAIGFAGITRTRSGGFIVYDTSSLVLFGGIGLGLTLAYLFVVLGLEGRSGKTPGNLMMGIRSADQDGYAPGAGAVFLRGLITGAGVLLALLAAVLVVVFKWFDVALFILGPLLLVAAVWAVLVVVSCRWDKSGGLRGWHDNAAKTLVFDVKAGRDPITTGGIQGPYSFAPLDLPPVQQVLSPVASQPGAPQAAATPPATPAHALQAPAPSATMPSQTMPYTSPASFAPPAAGAPAAGSPGSPSGFEQGAAQGVPPTGAPSGHRVPPPHVDDDVERTQVRPGSGAPAQVAVLRIRLDDGRDFQLDRSVLVGRNPVGQTGEQHAQLLAVDDPGRSISKTHLHLLTDGAGIWVTDRHSTNGSAVTTPDGLRTPLVPGVPTFVTPGSSVHFGDRTFYLGQA